A genomic stretch from Malus domestica chromosome 15, GDT2T_hap1 includes:
- the LOC103450368 gene encoding uncharacterized protein, translated as MPLLQYSKIYDIRRDLGISIIPEEKVQLQKTDAKTCEKCGHNEHTYYSRQMRSADEGATTFYVCTNCQHQFTEN; from the exons CGAAAATATAC GATATTAGAAGAGATCTAGGCATATCAATAATTCCAGAAGAGAAGGTGCAATTGCAAAAG ACAGATGCTAAAACGTGTGAAAAATGCGGCCACAATGAGCATACATATTACTCCCGACAG ATGAGGTCGGCAGATGAAGGGGCCACTACTTTCTATGTGTGCACCAATTGCCAGCACCAATTTACTGAGAATTGA
- the LOC103450369 gene encoding uncharacterized protein, with product METVVVEQPISACKQMKMVRRSSENLAPINYNFQGGLLQAPPPSLSLFNHYRYQHLQQAQRQQHQNPPLLPLPVPNRPPYHHQSLPSLPSRTRSASRPPAARKTNNMITRSQSLTPKKPKSKPSKKEEANKQDFKAISECLIASTNRLGPDPNDLPIDVTRVFSSSIGKSLGGGGGVGDMEKFSGSIFTLSPPPSSLPLPRFSLQPRLGCNAEAAAGVDAGATDNLCRLLRLR from the coding sequence ATGGAAACTGTTGTTGTAGAGCAACCAATCTCTGCCTGCAAGCAGATGAAAATGGTGAGAAGAAGCTCTGAAAATCTTGCTCCCATAAATTACAACTTCCAAGGAGGTCTCCTCCAAGCTCCtccaccttctctctctctcttcaaccACTACCGCTACCAACATCTTCAACAGGCGCAGAGGCAGCAGCATCAAAATCCGCCTCTCCTTCCTCTGCCGGTTCCCAACAGACCTCCTTATCACCACCAGTCTCTGCCGTCTCTTCCATCGCGTACTCGCAGCGCCTCCCGCCCTCCCGCCGCCAGGAAGACCAACAACATGATCACCAGAAGCCAATCTCTCACCCCGAAAAAGCCGAAATCTAAGCCCtccaagaaagaagaagctAATAAGCAGGACTTCAAAGCGATATCTGAGTGTTTGATCGCTTCCACCAACCGTTTGGGTCCCGATCCGAATGATCTTCCCATAGATGTTACTAGGGTTTTCTCATCGTCCATTGGTAAGAGTCtcggtggcggtggcggtgtGGGTGATATGGAGAAGTTTTCAGGTTCCATTTTCACTCTCTCACCACCTCCGAGTAGCCTGCCCCTGCCAAGGTTTTCTCTGCAGCCAAGGCTTGGTTGCAACGCCGAGGCTGCAGCAGGGGTCGACGCCGGAGCAACCGACAACCTCTGCCGTCTGTTACGTCTCCGATGA